AGGGCCCGCCAGACCGGAATGCCCAGCTGATAGCGCCGAACGTCGGTGAAGCCGGCGGCCAAGAGCTCGTCGGCGAGACGTTTGCTCTTCCCGCAGAAGGGACCGTTGCAGTAAAGCACGAGTGGGGCGTCTTTCTTCCCGTCGAGGAGACGGCTGATCTCGGCGACGTCGGATACGTAGGCGGACATCGCAACGCCGGGCTTCGCCGCCACGTTGAGGGCGCCCGGGATGTGGCTCATCGCGAATTCCCGGGACGGGCGCGCGTCGAGCACCGTGGCGCTCTTGTCGGCGAGGACCTGCTTAAGCTCCTCGGTCGAGATCTCCTCCGTCTTCTGGCCGGTCTCGCCGAGTGTCGCCTGGGTGATGGTCTCCGCGGGCACGACCGGCGCGGCGGCGGCCGAGCCCAGGAGCGTGAGCGCCGACAAAACGATCCGAAGGGTCATCTCTCTCCTCCTTACGTTGACACCGTCAGGGGTCATCCGCCCGGGATGGTCGGCCTCGGCATGCTGAAGATCGTCTCCCGCGTCACGCGTGTGTAGAGCGGCCCGCCGAGCCGCGCGATCGCGTCGAGCTTGGCGGCGTCCACGCGGCCCTCGGTGAACACCGCCTCGGCGATGTGGAGGAAGACGACCTCCCCGATAACGTAGTTCGCATGGTAGGGGCCGGCGCCGTGCTCCACGATCTTGAAGAGGCGGCACTCCATCGCGATCGGGCACTCGACGGCGCGCCACGGCTTCACCTTGACGCTGGGCGCCTTCGTGAAACCGGCTTCCACGAACTCGTCCACCTCGGGCGGATAGTCGGCGGAGGCCTGGTTCATCCGCTCGCGGATCTCGAACCGGACGATGTGGATCACGTACTCCCCGGTCGCGCGCACGTTGTGGAGCGTGTCCTTGTCCCGGCTGACGCCGCTCGTGACCGGCATGAAGACGACCGAGGGTGGGTTGGCGCCTCCCGCGTTGAAGAACGAGAACGGCGCCAGATTCGGGATGCCGTTCTTCGACAGGGAGGAGACGAACGCGATCGGCCGCGGGACGACGCAGGCCGTCAGAAGGGAATAAAACTCTCCCGGCGGGACCCCTTTGGGGTCGATCCCCCGGAAGTCGCCGGGGGTGGAGCTCCCACCGGCTATGGCCTCACCCCGTCGCGCCTTCGCCCGTGAATCCGCCCGTGGGCTCGAGCCAGGAGTAGGGATAGGCCTTGTCGTCGTAGGACTCGGCGTCCTTCGTGACGTTGAGCGGGTAGAACGTGTCGAGCATCACCGCGAGCTCCTTCGTCTCCTTGGCGCCCAGGGACGCCTCGGCCGCGCCCGGGTGGGGCCCGTGCGGGATCCCCGACGGGTGAAGCGTGAAGGAGCCGACCTCGATCCCGCGCCGGCTCATGAAATTCCCGTTCACGTAGTAGAGCACCTCGTCGGAGTCCACGTTGGAGTGGTTGTACGGAACGGGCACCGAGAGCGGATGGTAGTCGTACATGCGGGGCACGAACGAGCAGACCACGAAATTCCGACCCTCGAAGCATTGGTGCGTGGGCGGCGGCATGTGGACCCGACCCGTGATCGGCTCGAAGTCCTCGATGTTGAAGATGTAGGGATAGAGGAATCCGTCCCAGCCGGCGACGTCCAGCGGGTGGAAATCGAATTCGTACGCGGTGATCTGGTCCCGCGCCTTGATCCGGACCTCGAACTTGCCTTGGTCCGTGAACGTCTCGAGGCGCTCCGGCCTCCGGATGTCGCGCTCCGAGAACGGCGCGTGCTCGAGGAGCTGACCGTACTCGTTCCGATACCGCTTCGGGGTCTCGATCGAGGAGGCCGATTCGATCACCAGATACCGCTGCGCGTCGCCGCTCGGGTGGAACATGTAGCTCGTCCCGCGCGGGATCACGACGTAGTCCCCCGGCCGATAGTGGAGCTCGCCGAAGATCGTCTGGATTCGCCCGGTCCCCTCATGGACGTAGTACATGTCGTCGCCCTGCCCGTTCCGGTAGTAGTAGGTCATCTTCTGGTCGGGGACGGCGATCGCCATCGAGACATCGTTGTTGTGGAGAAGGACGACGCGCGAGCTCACCGGGTCCCCGCTCTTCTTCAGGTCCTTGGTCTTGAAGTGGTGGTGACGGAGGCCCTGCTCGTCCGA
The DNA window shown above is from Candidatus Eisenbacteria bacterium and carries:
- a CDS encoding sulfur transferase codes for the protein MTLRIVLSALTLLGSAAAAPVVPAETITQATLGETGQKTEEISTEELKQVLADKSATVLDARPSREFAMSHIPGALNVAAKPGVAMSAYVSDVAEISRLLDGKKDAPLVLYCNGPFCGKSKRLADELLAAGFTDVRRYQLGIPVWRALGGVTVIEPEGLQHVIADDRTAVLIDVREADAFRAGSLPGARNIPRSLVLEGKDVGEVKRAKDDGRLPMEDHNTRIIVLGGDPGMARTVAEAITHEAFQNVAYFAGTYAEAKAAARP
- a CDS encoding flavin reductase family protein, whose product is MAGGSSTPGDFRGIDPKGVPPGEFYSLLTACVVPRPIAFVSSLSKNGIPNLAPFSFFNAGGANPPSVVFMPVTSGVSRDKDTLHNVRATGEYVIHIVRFEIRERMNQASADYPPEVDEFVEAGFTKAPSVKVKPWRAVECPIAMECRLFKIVEHGAGPYHANYVIGEVVFLHIAEAVFTEGRVDAAKLDAIARLGGPLYTRVTRETIFSMPRPTIPGG
- a CDS encoding homogentisate 1,2-dioxygenase, which encodes MPIYHTLGQVPHKRHTQFRRPDGKLYTEQLMGSRGFSGRSSLIYHYNMPTQARQIRKIQDCRVTYSDEQGLRHHHFKTKDLKKSGDPVSSRVVLLHNNDVSMAIAVPDQKMTYYYRNGQGDDMYYVHEGTGRIQTIFGELHYRPGDYVVIPRGTSYMFHPSGDAQRYLVIESASSIETPKRYRNEYGQLLEHAPFSERDIRRPERLETFTDQGKFEVRIKARDQITAYEFDFHPLDVAGWDGFLYPYIFNIEDFEPITGRVHMPPPTHQCFEGRNFVVCSFVPRMYDYHPLSVPVPYNHSNVDSDEVLYYVNGNFMSRRGIEVGSFTLHPSGIPHGPHPGAAEASLGAKETKELAVMLDTFYPLNVTKDAESYDDKAYPYSWLEPTGGFTGEGATG